Proteins from a single region of Haloplanus sp. GDY1:
- a CDS encoding 4Fe-4S dicluster domain-containing protein encodes MSTNDDTTVDVAEGIDHQVAMVMDLNKCIGCQSCTIACKSLWTEGGGTDYMYWNNVETKPGEGYPRGWEESGGGWTSDGERETGEIPSREEYGRPWEFNHSEIMYEGSDEPLRPREDPEWGPNWDEDQGAGEYPNSYYFYLPRICNHCTHPSCVEACPRQALYKREEDGIVLVDQERCRGYRYCVEGCPYKKVYYNTVSKKSEKCIFCYPRLEGEGPDGETYAPACAEECPPQLRLVGFLDDEDGPIYKLVEEYEVALPLHPEFRTQPNVYYIPPYAPGQHTEDGESVDVDRIPRGYLRELFGDGVDQALNTIERERQRARQGEDSELMELLQHKNPAKQYRLGVFDDD; translated from the coding sequence ATGAGCACCAACGACGACACCACCGTCGACGTCGCGGAGGGGATCGATCACCAGGTCGCGATGGTGATGGACCTCAACAAGTGTATCGGCTGTCAATCGTGCACCATCGCCTGCAAGAGCCTCTGGACGGAGGGGGGTGGCACCGACTACATGTACTGGAACAACGTCGAGACCAAGCCCGGCGAGGGCTACCCCCGCGGCTGGGAGGAGTCCGGCGGCGGGTGGACCAGTGACGGCGAGCGCGAGACGGGCGAAATCCCCTCCCGCGAGGAGTACGGCCGCCCCTGGGAGTTCAACCACTCCGAGATCATGTACGAGGGGAGCGACGAGCCCCTGCGCCCCCGCGAGGACCCCGAGTGGGGACCCAACTGGGACGAGGACCAGGGCGCCGGCGAGTACCCCAACAGTTACTACTTCTACCTGCCCCGGATCTGCAACCACTGCACCCACCCCTCCTGCGTCGAGGCCTGCCCGCGACAGGCGCTCTACAAGCGCGAGGAGGACGGCATCGTCCTCGTCGACCAGGAGCGGTGTCGGGGCTACCGCTACTGCGTCGAGGGGTGTCCGTACAAGAAGGTGTACTACAACACCGTCTCGAAGAAGTCGGAGAAGTGCATCTTCTGTTACCCCCGGCTGGAGGGGGAGGGACCGGACGGGGAGACGTACGCCCCCGCGTGTGCGGAGGAGTGTCCGCCCCAGCTCCGGCTCGTGGGCTTCCTCGACGACGAGGACGGCCCCATCTACAAGCTGGTCGAGGAGTACGAGGTGGCCCTCCCCCTGCATCCGGAGTTTCGCACCCAGCCGAACGTCTACTACATCCCCCCGTACGCCCCCGGCCAGCACACGGAGGACGGCGAGTCGGTGGACGTCGACCGGATCCCGCGGGGCTACCTCCGGGAACTGTTCGGCGACGGCGTCGATCAGGCGCTCAACACCATCGAGCGCGAGCGCCAGCGCGCCCGGCAGGGCGAGGACAGCGAACTGATGGAGCTACTCCAGCACAAGAACCCGGCCAAGCAGTACCGACTGGGAGTCTTCGACGATGACTGA
- a CDS encoding cytochrome b, translated as MADSRAERLYDWFDARLDLERGRTFLGKAFPAEDSFLLGEVALFCFLFLVLSGVFLGFFYEPSTSDVEYDGSVAEYQGEEMPEAFVSVLHITYTVPFGMFIRRLHHWAAHLFVASIGLHMLRVFFTGAYRNPREPNWVVGTGLAVLAMGAAYTGYALPFDEFAATATSIGYNLTVSVPLVGDFLGEIVFGGQFPTSATIPRLYFLHVLVIPSAIAVGLAVHMAILIRQKHTEAPRDGDVEAGDRTVDRDDDGVIVGLPAVPNQTAVSAVVFFLTAATLSALAGLLPVHNVAEYGPNDPAATPELIMPDWFLMWVYGFLKLLPTWLSFSVGPIHVSTEFLGGIVLPGLVFAAIVAWPFVDRTDPVHFTADPLARPRQTAVGVAAVAFVMIASIAGMNNILAEAVLGTSTGVVNPILTAALVGVPPLFAGITYLLLRGDGNGDGADPAANDDVADETAGGGSDD; from the coding sequence ATGGCCGACTCCCGCGCCGAGCGCCTGTACGACTGGTTCGACGCCCGCCTCGACCTGGAACGGGGTCGGACGTTCCTCGGGAAGGCGTTCCCGGCGGAGGACTCCTTCCTCCTCGGGGAGGTCGCCCTGTTCTGTTTCCTCTTTCTCGTCCTCTCGGGGGTCTTCCTCGGGTTCTTCTACGAGCCCTCGACCTCGGACGTGGAGTACGACGGGAGCGTCGCGGAGTATCAGGGCGAGGAGATGCCCGAGGCGTTCGTCTCCGTGCTGCACATCACCTACACCGTCCCCTTCGGCATGTTCATCCGCCGGCTCCACCACTGGGCGGCCCACCTCTTCGTCGCCTCGATCGGCTTGCACATGTTACGGGTCTTCTTCACGGGGGCGTACCGCAACCCCCGCGAACCCAACTGGGTGGTCGGGACGGGACTCGCGGTGCTGGCGATGGGCGCGGCCTACACGGGCTACGCGCTCCCCTTCGACGAGTTCGCGGCCACGGCGACGAGCATCGGCTACAACCTCACCGTCTCGGTGCCGCTCGTGGGCGACTTCCTCGGCGAGATCGTCTTCGGCGGGCAGTTCCCCACGAGCGCGACCATCCCCCGCCTGTACTTCCTCCACGTCCTCGTCATCCCGTCGGCCATCGCCGTCGGCCTCGCCGTCCACATGGCGATCCTGATTCGCCAGAAACACACGGAGGCGCCCCGGGACGGCGACGTGGAGGCCGGGGACCGGACGGTCGACCGTGACGACGACGGCGTCATCGTCGGCCTGCCCGCGGTGCCGAACCAGACCGCCGTCTCGGCGGTGGTGTTCTTCCTGACCGCCGCCACCCTGTCGGCGCTGGCAGGCCTCCTCCCCGTCCACAACGTCGCGGAGTACGGCCCGAACGACCCCGCGGCCACGCCGGAACTCATCATGCCCGACTGGTTCCTGATGTGGGTGTACGGCTTCCTGAAACTGCTGCCGACGTGGCTCTCCTTCTCGGTCGGGCCGATCCACGTCTCCACCGAGTTCCTCGGCGGCATCGTCCTCCCCGGACTCGTCTTCGCCGCCATCGTGGCGTGGCCCTTCGTCGACCGCACCGATCCCGTCCACTTCACTGCCGACCCGCTGGCCCGCCCCCGACAGACCGCCGTCGGCGTCGCCGCCGTCGCGTTCGTCATGATCGCCTCCATCGCGGGGATGAACAACATCCTCGCCGAGGCGGTGCTGGGGACGTCGACGGGCGTCGTCAACCCGATTCTGACGGCGGCGCTGGTCGGAGTGCCGCCCCTGTTCGCGGGGATCACGTATCTGCTCCTGCGCGGGGACGGGAACGGGGACGGCGCGGACCCGGCCGCGAACGACGACGTCGCCGACGAGACGGCGGGAGGTGGGAGCGATGACTGA
- a CDS encoding molybdopterin-dependent oxidoreductase gives MSDNVNDDPDGTGIGRRDFVKGLGVASFLGATGLSFADDGMSGLQAVDDPIGNYPYRDWEDLYRDEWDWDSVARSTHSVNCTGSCSWNVFVKDGQVWREEQAGDYPTFDESLPDPNPRGCQKGACYTDYVNADQRVLHPLRRTGERGSGQWERISWDEALTEIADHVIDEVQAGRYDAISGFTPIPAMSPVSFASGSRLVNLLGGVSHSFYDWYSDLPPGQPITWGTQTDNAESADWHNADYIVAWGSNINVTRIPDAKYFLDAGYEGAKRVGIFTDYSQTAIHTDEWLAPDGGTDTALALGMARTIVEEDLYDEAHLKEQTDMPLLVREDTGKFLRADEVGLATGASDPGKVFVMVDADGTLRPAPGSLGDRDGQHDPSASIELDFDPRLSVERSVEADDGTVTVRSVWANLRDELSKYTPAAVHEETGVGEDTYQRIAREFAEADAAKIIHGKGVNDWYHNDLGNRALQLLVTLTGNLGDPGTGLDHYVGQEKIWTFHGWQVLSFPTGSVRGVPTTLWTYFHAGILDNTDPDTAEKIRESIDRGWMPVYPSEREDGFRPDPSTLFVWRGNYFNQAKGNVAVEEQLWPKLDLVVDVNFRMDSTAMYSDIVLPAASHYEKYDLSETDMHTYVHPFTPAVEPLGEAKTDWAIFRDLAETIQERARERDVDPVEDRQFDRTIDLTTVYDDFVRDWETGEDGALVEDRAAAEFILDHSEETNPSDTDERITFEETVDQPQRLLTAGDHWTSDIEDGEAYVPWQQYVHDKEPWPTFTGRQQYYIDHDWFLELGEELPTHKRGPESTGGDYPLSYNTPHGRWSIHSTWRDDPKMLRLQRGEPVVYLNPEDAAERGIEDGDTVEVFNDLASVEVQAKIYPSGEPGTLRQYFAWEKFQYPDRENFNSLVPMYMKPTQLVQYPEDTGEHLYFFPNYWGPTGVNSDVNVDVRPAGVADDEPAAHRTPSDGGDSE, from the coding sequence ATGAGTGACAACGTGAACGACGACCCGGACGGTACAGGAATCGGCAGACGTGACTTCGTGAAGGGCCTCGGCGTCGCCTCCTTCCTGGGGGCGACCGGCCTCTCCTTCGCGGACGACGGGATGAGCGGCCTGCAGGCCGTCGACGATCCCATCGGGAACTACCCGTATCGCGACTGGGAGGACCTCTACCGCGACGAGTGGGACTGGGATTCGGTCGCCAGATCCACCCACAGCGTCAACTGCACGGGGTCGTGTTCGTGGAACGTCTTCGTCAAGGACGGCCAGGTCTGGCGCGAGGAGCAGGCCGGCGACTACCCCACCTTCGACGAGAGCCTCCCCGACCCCAACCCGCGTGGCTGCCAGAAGGGCGCCTGTTACACCGACTACGTCAACGCGGACCAGCGCGTCCTCCACCCGCTCCGCCGCACCGGCGAGCGTGGCTCCGGCCAGTGGGAGCGGATCAGCTGGGACGAGGCGCTGACCGAGATCGCGGACCACGTCATCGACGAGGTGCAGGCGGGACGCTACGACGCCATCTCGGGCTTTACCCCCATCCCCGCCATGAGCCCCGTCTCCTTCGCCTCGGGCAGCCGGCTCGTCAACCTGCTCGGCGGCGTCTCCCACAGCTTCTACGACTGGTACTCGGACCTTCCGCCCGGGCAACCGATCACGTGGGGGACCCAGACGGACAACGCCGAGTCGGCCGACTGGCACAACGCCGACTACATCGTCGCCTGGGGGTCGAACATCAACGTCACGCGCATCCCGGACGCGAAGTACTTCCTCGACGCGGGCTACGAGGGAGCAAAGCGGGTGGGGATCTTCACCGACTACTCCCAGACCGCCATCCACACCGACGAGTGGCTGGCACCCGACGGCGGCACCGACACCGCCCTCGCGCTGGGCATGGCGCGCACCATCGTCGAGGAGGACCTGTACGACGAGGCCCACCTGAAAGAGCAGACGGACATGCCGCTGCTGGTCCGCGAGGACACGGGGAAGTTCCTGCGGGCCGACGAGGTGGGGCTGGCGACCGGTGCGAGCGATCCCGGGAAGGTGTTCGTGATGGTCGACGCCGACGGGACCCTGCGACCCGCGCCGGGATCGCTCGGCGACCGCGACGGGCAACACGACCCCTCGGCCAGCATCGAACTCGACTTCGACCCGCGGCTGTCGGTCGAGCGATCGGTCGAGGCTGACGACGGCACCGTCACGGTGCGCTCGGTGTGGGCCAACCTGCGGGACGAACTGTCCAAGTACACCCCGGCGGCCGTCCACGAGGAGACGGGGGTCGGCGAGGACACCTACCAGCGGATCGCCCGCGAGTTCGCCGAGGCCGACGCCGCGAAGATCATCCACGGCAAGGGCGTCAACGACTGGTACCACAACGACCTGGGCAACCGGGCGCTCCAGTTGCTCGTGACGCTGACCGGCAACCTCGGCGACCCCGGGACCGGCCTCGATCACTACGTCGGCCAGGAGAAGATCTGGACGTTCCACGGCTGGCAGGTCCTCTCGTTCCCGACCGGGAGCGTCCGGGGCGTGCCGACGACGCTGTGGACCTACTTCCACGCGGGCATCCTCGACAACACGGACCCCGACACGGCCGAGAAGATCCGGGAGTCGATCGACCGGGGCTGGATGCCCGTCTACCCCAGCGAGCGCGAGGACGGCTTCCGGCCCGACCCCTCGACCCTGTTCGTCTGGCGGGGCAACTACTTCAACCAGGCCAAGGGCAACGTCGCCGTCGAGGAGCAACTCTGGCCGAAACTCGACCTCGTGGTCGACGTGAACTTCCGGATGGACTCGACGGCGATGTACTCGGACATCGTCCTGCCGGCGGCCAGCCACTACGAGAAGTACGACCTCTCGGAGACGGACATGCACACCTACGTCCACCCCTTCACCCCGGCGGTGGAGCCGCTGGGCGAGGCGAAGACGGACTGGGCCATCTTCCGCGACCTGGCCGAGACGATCCAGGAACGCGCCCGGGAGCGGGACGTCGACCCCGTCGAGGACCGGCAGTTCGACCGCACCATCGACCTCACGACCGTCTACGACGACTTCGTGCGCGACTGGGAGACGGGCGAGGACGGGGCGCTGGTCGAGGACCGGGCCGCCGCGGAGTTCATCCTCGACCACTCGGAGGAGACCAACCCGAGCGACACTGACGAGCGGATCACGTTCGAGGAGACGGTCGATCAGCCCCAGCGCCTGCTGACGGCCGGCGACCACTGGACCTCGGACATCGAGGACGGCGAGGCGTACGTCCCCTGGCAGCAGTACGTCCACGACAAGGAGCCGTGGCCGACGTTCACCGGCCGCCAGCAGTACTACATCGACCACGACTGGTTCCTCGAACTCGGCGAGGAACTCCCGACCCACAAGCGGGGGCCGGAGTCGACCGGCGGCGACTACCCCCTCTCCTACAACACGCCCCACGGCCGGTGGTCGATCCACTCGACGTGGCGGGACGACCCGAAGATGCTCCGCCTCCAGCGCGGCGAACCGGTGGTCTACCTCAACCCCGAAGACGCCGCCGAGCGCGGCATCGAGGACGGCGACACGGTCGAGGTGTTCAACGACCTCGCGAGCGTCGAGGTGCAGGCGAAAATCTACCCCTCGGGGGAACCGGGGACGCTTCGCCAGTACTTCGCGTGGGAGAAGTTCCAGTACCCCGACCGGGAGAACTTCAACTCCCTCGTGCCGATGTACATGAAGCCGACGCAACTGGTGCAGTACCCCGAGGACACGGGCGAGCACCTCTACTTCTTCCCGAACTACTGGGGGCCGACCGGCGTCAACAGCGACGTGAACGTCGACGTGCGGCCCGCGGGGGTCGCCGACGACGAGCCGGCGGCTCATCGGACCCCGTCCGATGGAGGTGATTCCGAATGA
- the sucC gene encoding ADP-forming succinate--CoA ligase subunit beta — protein sequence MRLHEYQAKSVFADAGIPTPDSRLATSVDEAVDAGRDLGYPVAVKAQVHVGGRGKAGGIEIATDEAGLREAAESILGMDLKGYHVDRVLVESAVDFTNELYLGVTMDRGEGEPVAMVSSEGGVDIEEVAAETPEAIAREGVDPAFGMHPYQARKAVYEAGVPRDVSRAVASVLETLYDLWEANDASEAEINPLMVTDGGDVVAADAVMNVDDDALFRHPDLADMEEESYTDDLERKAGEYGFDYVRLSGNVGIIGNGAGLVMATLDLVDHYGGEPANFLDIGGGAKAERVANALDMVFSDPNVDSVVFNIFGGITRGDEVARGINDALSQFDEIPKPVVVRLAGTNASEGMEILDTDLVQVEGTLEDAVQRAVANAEEVPR from the coding sequence ATGAGACTTCACGAGTATCAGGCGAAGAGCGTCTTCGCCGACGCCGGGATTCCGACACCCGACTCCCGGCTGGCGACGAGCGTCGACGAGGCAGTCGATGCCGGACGCGACCTGGGGTACCCGGTCGCGGTCAAGGCACAGGTCCACGTCGGCGGGCGCGGCAAGGCCGGCGGCATCGAGATCGCGACCGACGAGGCCGGACTCCGCGAGGCCGCCGAGAGCATCCTCGGGATGGACCTCAAGGGCTACCACGTCGACCGCGTCCTGGTCGAGTCGGCCGTCGACTTCACGAACGAACTCTACCTCGGCGTGACGATGGATCGCGGCGAGGGTGAACCCGTCGCGATGGTCTCCTCCGAGGGCGGCGTCGACATCGAGGAGGTCGCCGCGGAGACGCCCGAGGCCATCGCCCGCGAGGGGGTCGACCCCGCGTTCGGGATGCACCCCTACCAGGCCCGCAAGGCGGTCTACGAGGCGGGCGTCCCCCGCGACGTCTCCCGGGCCGTCGCGAGCGTGCTGGAGACGCTGTACGACCTCTGGGAGGCGAACGACGCCAGCGAGGCCGAGATCAACCCGCTGATGGTGACCGACGGCGGCGACGTCGTCGCCGCGGACGCCGTGATGAACGTCGACGACGACGCCCTCTTCCGGCATCCCGACCTCGCGGACATGGAGGAGGAGTCCTACACCGACGACCTGGAACGCAAGGCCGGCGAGTACGGCTTCGACTACGTCCGCCTGTCGGGCAACGTGGGCATCATCGGCAACGGCGCGGGCCTCGTGATGGCGACGCTCGACCTCGTGGACCACTACGGCGGCGAACCGGCGAATTTCCTCGACATCGGCGGCGGCGCCAAGGCCGAACGCGTCGCCAACGCCCTCGATATGGTCTTCTCGGACCCGAACGTCGACTCCGTCGTCTTCAACATCTTCGGCGGCATCACCCGCGGCGACGAGGTGGCTCGCGGCATCAACGACGCGCTCTCGCAGTTCGACGAGATTCCCAAGCCCGTCGTCGTCCGCCTCGCCGGCACCAACGCGAGCGAGGGGATGGAGATCCTCGACACCGATCTGGTGCAGGTCGAGGGGACCCTCGAAGACGCCGTCCAGCGTGCCGTCGCCAACGCCGAGGAGGTGCCCCGATGA
- the sucD gene encoding succinate--CoA ligase subunit alpha, protein MSVLVDEDTRVVVQGITGGEGKFHAGQMIEYGTNVVAGAVPGKGGEEVHGVPVYDTVHEAVRREDADASVVFVPPAFAADALFEALDTPLDLVVAITEGIPTQDMATVNRRLRDTDTHLVGPNCPGVITPGEAKLGILPGNIFASGKVGLVSRSGTLTYQVVDNLTSRGIGQTTAIGIGGDPIIGTSFIDALELFEADPETEAIAMCGEIGGEDEEAAAEYIATQMDTPVAAFIAGRTAPPGKRMGHAGAIVSGSGTGTAESKIEALNNAGVPVGDTPEEVADHIEGYL, encoded by the coding sequence ATGAGCGTCCTCGTCGACGAGGACACCCGCGTCGTCGTGCAGGGCATCACCGGCGGCGAAGGGAAGTTCCACGCCGGCCAGATGATCGAGTACGGCACGAACGTCGTCGCCGGCGCGGTGCCGGGCAAGGGGGGCGAGGAGGTTCACGGCGTCCCCGTCTACGACACCGTCCACGAGGCGGTGCGCCGCGAGGACGCCGACGCCTCCGTCGTCTTCGTGCCGCCGGCCTTTGCGGCCGACGCGCTGTTCGAGGCGCTCGACACCCCGCTCGACCTGGTGGTCGCCATCACCGAGGGCATCCCGACCCAGGACATGGCGACGGTGAACCGCCGCCTGCGCGACACCGACACCCACCTCGTCGGGCCGAACTGTCCGGGCGTCATCACGCCGGGCGAGGCGAAACTCGGCATCCTGCCGGGCAACATCTTCGCCTCGGGGAAGGTCGGCCTCGTCTCCCGGTCGGGCACCCTCACCTACCAGGTCGTCGACAACCTCACGAGCCGAGGCATCGGCCAGACCACCGCCATCGGCATCGGCGGCGACCCGATCATCGGCACCTCCTTCATCGACGCTCTGGAGCTCTTCGAGGCCGATCCGGAGACCGAAGCGATCGCCATGTGCGGCGAGATCGGTGGCGAGGACGAGGAGGCGGCCGCCGAGTACATCGCCACGCAGATGGACACGCCCGTCGCGGCCTTCATCGCTGGGCGGACCGCCCCGCCGGGCAAGCGCATGGGCCACGCCGGCGCCATCGTCTCCGGGAGCGGCACCGGCACCGCCGAGAGCAAGATTGAGGCGCTCAACAACGCCGGCGTCCCCGTCGGCGACACGCCCGAGGAAGTCGCCGACCACATCGAGGGCTACCTGTAG
- a CDS encoding ubiquinol-cytochrome c reductase iron-sulfur subunit, which translates to MSDDECGDCPCSGDATRPSIYTDRRARMEVQRRDVAKLLATVGGLTAVASLTAPLAGLTQVFERGYSGPVYSDGVTLVDGDGEPIAEDRLAEGEQLTVFPEPRPGIEDAPTLLVRYPESAYGDGTNVAFTVSGYAAYSKVCTHAGCMVSDREGDTLVCPCHFGKFDPTAGAAVVGGPPGRPLPQLPITLSSDGYLVATGDFEGAVGPGGG; encoded by the coding sequence ATGAGCGACGACGAGTGCGGGGACTGCCCCTGCAGCGGCGACGCGACCCGCCCGAGCATCTACACGGATCGCCGGGCACGCATGGAAGTCCAGCGGCGCGACGTCGCGAAGCTCCTCGCGACGGTGGGGGGCCTGACGGCCGTCGCGAGCCTCACCGCACCGCTCGCCGGACTGACGCAGGTGTTCGAGCGAGGGTACAGCGGCCCCGTCTACTCCGACGGCGTCACCCTCGTCGACGGCGACGGGGAACCGATCGCCGAGGATCGACTGGCCGAGGGCGAACAGCTCACGGTCTTCCCCGAACCCCGACCGGGCATCGAGGACGCGCCGACGCTCCTGGTCCGCTACCCGGAGAGCGCCTACGGCGACGGGACGAACGTTGCCTTCACCGTCAGCGGCTACGCGGCCTACTCGAAGGTGTGTACCCACGCCGGATGCATGGTGTCGGACCGCGAGGGCGACACGCTGGTCTGTCCCTGTCACTTCGGGAAGTTCGACCCGACTGCGGGGGCGGCGGTCGTCGGCGGCCCGCCGGGGCGACCGCTCCCACAGCTCCCGATCACGCTGTCGAGCGACGGCTACCTGGTCGCGACGGGCGACTTCGAGGGCGCCGTCGGGCCGGGGGGTGGGTAG
- a CDS encoding HEAT repeat domain-containing protein, which yields MTDDEFEKRLAEEPDPGLHPERSPGFGSDIEALEDIEVSRDDVTIGEASPAELSAADTEPVADSEAAALLDDLSADDPVDRRRAALALTEEPTTSAVVSGLARAATTDPDADVRQFAVEALTAHGGDGSGATGERAAAVALERLDDDDPWVRAEAVVALDNLDREAHETDIEGAVDDDHHAVRRNAAVSLFKLRGEAMADRLLDLSRDESERVREWAAHMLGGVDADRARDRLRELTDDPATVVRETAERALEADPARFRRNFGALENDGRLLPGEDRLNRMPDL from the coding sequence ATGACCGACGACGAGTTCGAGAAGCGTCTGGCGGAGGAGCCCGATCCCGGCCTGCATCCGGAGCGGAGTCCGGGCTTCGGGAGCGACATCGAGGCCCTGGAGGACATCGAGGTGAGCCGCGACGACGTGACCATCGGCGAGGCGTCGCCGGCGGAGCTGTCGGCCGCGGACACGGAACCCGTTGCGGACAGCGAGGCCGCGGCGCTGCTCGACGACCTCTCGGCCGACGACCCGGTCGACCGCCGCCGCGCCGCGCTCGCGCTGACGGAGGAGCCGACGACCTCGGCCGTCGTCTCGGGGCTCGCGCGGGCGGCGACGACCGACCCCGACGCCGACGTGCGGCAGTTCGCCGTGGAGGCGCTCACGGCCCACGGGGGCGACGGGAGCGGCGCGACCGGCGAACGCGCCGCCGCCGTCGCCCTCGAACGGCTCGACGACGACGACCCGTGGGTCCGGGCCGAGGCGGTCGTCGCCCTCGACAACCTCGACCGGGAGGCCCACGAGACCGACATCGAGGGCGCCGTCGACGACGACCACCACGCGGTCCGCCGGAACGCCGCCGTCTCCCTGTTCAAACTCCGGGGCGAGGCGATGGCCGACCGGCTGCTGGACCTGAGCCGCGACGAGAGCGAACGGGTCCGCGAGTGGGCGGCCCACATGCTCGGCGGCGTCGACGCGGACCGCGCCCGCGACCGGTTGCGGGAACTGACCGACGACCCCGCGACGGTGGTGCGGGAGACCGCCGAGCGGGCGCTGGAGGCCGACCCGGCGCGGTTCCGCCGGAACTTCGGCGCCCTGGAGAACGACGGCCGGCTACTGCCCGGCGAGGACCGACTCAACCGCATGCCCGACCTATGA
- a CDS encoding molecular chaperone TorD family protein: MAATDPGDGTPIDRDAAARGTVYATLARAFRHPDREFRDAAASGTLRDDLSRCLDHTGLDVAVPSLATDDDYETLAARYNDLFEVGYAEYEDRTDGTLDSEGPPVPLYESKYRPDHSWNDVNLDLARAYDYYGLEIDAADRDNHDALRYELEFAGYLARREAAMAGSDAAAARLDFHDRHLGHAAAGIAERMVDEPGTDVYGELAALLEAFVRADRNDLATRLEGSG, encoded by the coding sequence ATGGCCGCGACCGACCCCGGCGACGGGACGCCCATCGACCGCGACGCCGCGGCCCGGGGCACGGTGTACGCGACGCTCGCCCGCGCCTTCCGGCATCCCGACCGGGAGTTCCGCGACGCCGCCGCGAGCGGGACCCTGCGCGACGACCTGTCCCGGTGTCTCGACCACACCGGCCTCGACGTCGCCGTGCCGTCCCTGGCGACCGACGACGACTACGAGACGCTGGCGGCCCGGTACAACGACCTGTTCGAGGTCGGATACGCGGAGTACGAGGACCGGACCGACGGCACGCTCGACTCGGAGGGGCCGCCCGTGCCGCTCTACGAGTCGAAGTACCGCCCCGACCACTCGTGGAACGACGTGAACCTCGACTTGGCCCGGGCGTACGACTACTACGGCCTGGAGATAGACGCCGCGGACCGCGACAACCACGACGCCCTGCGGTACGAACTGGAGTTCGCGGGCTACCTGGCGCGCCGGGAGGCGGCGATGGCTGGCAGCGACGCGGCCGCCGCCAGACTCGACTTCCACGACCGCCACCTCGGCCACGCCGCCGCGGGAATCGCCGAACGGATGGTCGACGAACCCGGCACCGACGTCTACGGCGAACTGGCCGCGCTGCTCGAGGCGTTCGTCCGTGCCGACCGCAACGACCTCGCGACCCGACTGGAGGGGTCGGGATGA
- a CDS encoding ethylbenzene dehydrogenase-related protein → MTEERLRALLTAALVGALVVTATVAVPPADARPAHEIPVSTVPDADLSRTNASGWSTVPAADVALSSAPSGVPNAGDTSIDRVHVQAARSGDRFHVRLQWEDPTRNVTAGSPRSFMDAVAVQFPVNTSSRPPIAMGGRDNRVNVWYWSADGATQELLAGGAGTTTAFPSPAVDANATYANGTWTVVYTRDVAAPSENRTALDAGDRLDVAVAVWNGGNDERAGRKAVSEWHYFPTGPGPEGPPYQTLLWTVAGVAIVAVVGVTAFGVLRARGGGGES, encoded by the coding sequence ATGACTGAGGAGCGACTGCGCGCGCTGCTGACGGCGGCGCTCGTCGGCGCTCTGGTGGTCACGGCCACCGTCGCGGTACCGCCCGCCGACGCCCGTCCGGCCCACGAGATTCCGGTCAGCACGGTGCCGGACGCGGACCTGTCGCGGACGAACGCGTCCGGGTGGTCGACGGTGCCCGCCGCGGACGTGGCGCTGTCGAGCGCACCGAGCGGCGTGCCGAACGCCGGCGACACGTCGATCGATCGGGTCCACGTCCAGGCCGCCCGGAGCGGCGACCGGTTCCACGTCCGCCTCCAGTGGGAGGATCCGACGCGGAACGTCACCGCGGGGTCGCCCCGGAGTTTCATGGACGCGGTGGCGGTGCAGTTCCCGGTGAACACGAGTTCGCGCCCGCCCATCGCGATGGGCGGGCGTGACAACCGGGTGAACGTCTGGTACTGGAGCGCCGACGGCGCGACGCAGGAACTGCTCGCGGGCGGCGCGGGCACCACGACGGCGTTCCCCTCGCCCGCCGTCGACGCGAACGCGACGTACGCGAACGGCACCTGGACGGTGGTCTACACCCGCGACGTCGCCGCGCCGAGCGAGAACCGGACGGCCCTCGACGCCGGGGACCGACTCGACGTCGCCGTCGCCGTCTGGAACGGCGGCAACGACGAGCGCGCCGGCCGGAAGGCCGTCAGCGAGTGGCACTACTTCCCGACCGGACCCGGTCCCGAGGGGCCGCCCTACCAGACGCTGCTCTGGACCGTCGCCGGCGTGGCCATCGTGGCCGTCGTCGGCGTGACGGCCTTCGGCGTCCTCCGGGCGCGGGGCGGCGGGGGTGAGAGCTGA